From Diospyros lotus cultivar Yz01 chromosome 4, ASM1463336v1, whole genome shotgun sequence, a single genomic window includes:
- the LOC127799981 gene encoding F-box protein At5g39450-like isoform X1, with protein MASDHCGSSLLLALPDDVFAIVTRSLSPRDVCNLGLCCRSLYALAAFDKVWLSQCDVTGVVPPQDLADWRKGVASYKALCRFLVSVQPLIGIWVHQNPELGNVVYVMPGFLSVVGCRIIPQELGPLGIEDGPILWTPVFEIVADFDGSAAFFLHGRERENDYFYPGLLKPVDRNCNALLLEAEPRQQRNGGKLVHNKSFGYNLDTESSRRISRSDSGLSKSQRVTRHAAPAVPFSRLAFGDRRKLLEIVTSQVRFQVPDSANGLFFPCLRGDEANIHQDVALLSERRSLLIQMYKFGGGCDNLKGSPDLPPDPTELQLSEIRKSLDRSGGLHKSSNGHDGCTQSIKRKSLGGYFRDSLKQILGRSSSNNGSHEIRKTGCSSSENRHAKLIEFLRSGDTIGLTLHASTLKLHSYKAWPNMHDSQFALYKLPVQVPKVGQEYAGLWGGTFGWPPGKPTEDKPGKALFFLLLSYEESQGQQLLIATKILEGTHYVLHPNGSAMFIVNTDMPSLEPFPWATDGDSNPVDVKNAFVGKGIANGYGFRYPGSKPGFLFVIEGGLLAFIWKESRAVLTLQRLNLPELLKKGQRVPALPPSLNFSYLTKSYSNVFAGFSNTSTCLSSPSGAGTDYQLHDLGINRDG; from the exons ATGGCGTCTGATCACTGTGGATCCAGCCTGCTTCTAGCGCTGCCAGACGATGTTTTTGCCATTGTGACCCGGTCTCTCTCTCCCAGAGACGTTTGTAATCTGGGTTTGTGCTGCCGGAGCCTATATGCTCTTGCAGCTTTTGATAAGGTCTGGCTTTCCCAATGTGACGTGACAGGAGTTGTTCCCCCTCAGGACCTTGCTGATTGGCGAAAGGGTGTTGCGTCTTATAAGGCTCTTTGTCGGTTCCTTGTCAGCGTTCAGCCGTTAATTGGAATTTGGGTTCATCAGAACCCGGAGCTAGGAAATGTTGTTTATGTGATGCCTGGTTTTCTTTCAGTTGTTGGATGCCGTATCATCCCGCAAGAGCTAGGTCCGTTGGGTATTGAAGATGGTCCTATTTTGTGGACTCCCGTCTTTGAAATTGTTGCTGATTTTGATGGGTCAGCTGCATTCTTTTTACATGGGAGGGAGAGggaaaatgactatttttatCCTGGTTTGCTCAAGCCTGTTGACAGAAACTGCAATGCGCTATTGCTTGAAGCTGAGCCCAGGCAACAAAGAAATGGAGGCAAATTGGTTCATAATAAAAGCTTTGGTTATAATTTGGATACAGAGTCTTCAAGAAGGATTTCTCGATCAGATAGTGGGCTTTCAAAATCTCAAAGAGTAACTAGGCATGCTGCTCCAGCAGTGCCTTTCAGCCGATTGGCATTTGGTGATCGAAGAAAGCTGCTAGAGATTGTCACCAGTCAAGTTCGTTTCCAGGTACCAGATTCAGCAAATGGGTTGTTCTTTCCGTGTTTGAGGGGTGATGAGGCAAATATTCACCAGGATGTGGCACTCTTATCTGAGCGGAGATCATTACTTATTCAGATGTATAAGTTTGGTGGGGGGTGTGACAATTTGAAGGGCAGTCCAGATCTGCCTCCAGATCCCACTGAGTTGCAATTGAGTGAGATCAGGAAGAGTCTTGATCGTTCAGGGGGTCTTCATAAGTCCTCCAATGGCCATGATGGTTGCACGCAAAGCATTAAAAGGAAAAGTCTTGGTGGTTATTTTAGGGATAGCCTAAAACAGATATTAGGGAGGTCAAGCTCAAACAATGGTAGCCATGAAATCCGGAAAACTGGTTGTTCAAGCAGCGAGAATAGGCATGCCAAACTTATTGAGTTTCTGCGGTCTGGTGATACAATTGGATTGACTTTACATGCCTCAACTTTGAAGTTGCATTCTTATAAAGCATGGCCAAATATGCATGATAGTCAATTTGCTCTTTACAAGTTGCCTGTGCAGGTCCCAAAGGTAGGCCAAGAATATGCTGGTCTATGGGGAGGGACTTTTGGATGGCCTCCAGGAAAGCCTACTGAAGACAAACCTGGAAAAGCTCTGTTCTTTCTTCTGCTCTCCTATGAAGAATCACAAGGACAGCAGCTCCTCATTGCAACCAAAATATTAGAGGGGACCCATTATGTTTTGCATCCAAATGGCTCTGCAATGTTTATAGTGAATACTGACATGCCTTCACTTGAGCCTTTCCCCTGGGCTACTGATGGAGATTCCAATCCTGTTGATGTTAAGAATGCCTTTGTTGGGAAAGGAATTGCAAATGGATATGGTTTTCGATATCCTGGCTCAAAGCCTGGTTTTCTTTTTGTGATCGAAGGTGGATTGCTTGCCTTTATATGGAAGGAATCCAGGGCTGTTTTGACCTTGCAGAGGCTTAATTTGCCAGAGCTTTTGAAGAAGGGTCAACGGGTGCCTGCTCTACCTCCTAGTTTGAACTTCTCATATTTAACAAAATCCTACTCAAATGTGTTTGCTGGCTTCTCAAACACTTCAACCTGCCTGTCTTCACCAAG TGGTGCAGGAACTGATTATCAACTTCATGATTTAGGCATTAATAGAGATGGCTAG
- the LOC127799981 gene encoding F-box protein At5g39450-like isoform X3 — MASDHCGSSLLLALPDDVFAIVTRSLSPRDVCNLGLCCRSLYALAAFDKVWLSQCDVTGVVPPQDLADWRKGVASYKALCRFLVSVQPLIGIWVHQNPELGNVVYVMPGFLSVVGCRIIPQELGPLGIEDGPILWTPVFEIVADFDGSAAFFLHGRERENDYFYPGLLKPVDRNCNALLLEAEPRQQRNGGKLVHNKSFGYNLDTESSRRISRSDSGLSKSQRVTRHAAPAVPFSRLAFGDRRKLLEIVTSQVRFQVPDSANGLFFPCLRGDEANIHQDVALLSERRSLLIQMYKFGGGCDNLKGSPDLPPDPTELQLSEIRKSLDRSGGLHKSSNGHDGCTQSIKRKSLGGYFRDSLKQILGRSSSNNGSHEIRKTGCSSSENRHAKLIEFLRSGDTIGLTLHASTLKLHSYKAWPNMHDSQFALYKLPVQVPKVGQEYAGLWGGTFGWPPGKPTEDKPGKALFFLLLSYEESQGQQLLIATKILEGTHYVLHPNGSAMFIVNTDMPSLEPFPWATDGDSNPVDVKNAFVGKGIANGYGFRYPGSKPGFLFVIEGGLLAFIWKESRAVLTLQRLNLPELLKKGQRVPALPPSLNFSYLTKSYSNVFAGFSNTSTCLSSPRENNL; from the coding sequence ATGGCGTCTGATCACTGTGGATCCAGCCTGCTTCTAGCGCTGCCAGACGATGTTTTTGCCATTGTGACCCGGTCTCTCTCTCCCAGAGACGTTTGTAATCTGGGTTTGTGCTGCCGGAGCCTATATGCTCTTGCAGCTTTTGATAAGGTCTGGCTTTCCCAATGTGACGTGACAGGAGTTGTTCCCCCTCAGGACCTTGCTGATTGGCGAAAGGGTGTTGCGTCTTATAAGGCTCTTTGTCGGTTCCTTGTCAGCGTTCAGCCGTTAATTGGAATTTGGGTTCATCAGAACCCGGAGCTAGGAAATGTTGTTTATGTGATGCCTGGTTTTCTTTCAGTTGTTGGATGCCGTATCATCCCGCAAGAGCTAGGTCCGTTGGGTATTGAAGATGGTCCTATTTTGTGGACTCCCGTCTTTGAAATTGTTGCTGATTTTGATGGGTCAGCTGCATTCTTTTTACATGGGAGGGAGAGggaaaatgactatttttatCCTGGTTTGCTCAAGCCTGTTGACAGAAACTGCAATGCGCTATTGCTTGAAGCTGAGCCCAGGCAACAAAGAAATGGAGGCAAATTGGTTCATAATAAAAGCTTTGGTTATAATTTGGATACAGAGTCTTCAAGAAGGATTTCTCGATCAGATAGTGGGCTTTCAAAATCTCAAAGAGTAACTAGGCATGCTGCTCCAGCAGTGCCTTTCAGCCGATTGGCATTTGGTGATCGAAGAAAGCTGCTAGAGATTGTCACCAGTCAAGTTCGTTTCCAGGTACCAGATTCAGCAAATGGGTTGTTCTTTCCGTGTTTGAGGGGTGATGAGGCAAATATTCACCAGGATGTGGCACTCTTATCTGAGCGGAGATCATTACTTATTCAGATGTATAAGTTTGGTGGGGGGTGTGACAATTTGAAGGGCAGTCCAGATCTGCCTCCAGATCCCACTGAGTTGCAATTGAGTGAGATCAGGAAGAGTCTTGATCGTTCAGGGGGTCTTCATAAGTCCTCCAATGGCCATGATGGTTGCACGCAAAGCATTAAAAGGAAAAGTCTTGGTGGTTATTTTAGGGATAGCCTAAAACAGATATTAGGGAGGTCAAGCTCAAACAATGGTAGCCATGAAATCCGGAAAACTGGTTGTTCAAGCAGCGAGAATAGGCATGCCAAACTTATTGAGTTTCTGCGGTCTGGTGATACAATTGGATTGACTTTACATGCCTCAACTTTGAAGTTGCATTCTTATAAAGCATGGCCAAATATGCATGATAGTCAATTTGCTCTTTACAAGTTGCCTGTGCAGGTCCCAAAGGTAGGCCAAGAATATGCTGGTCTATGGGGAGGGACTTTTGGATGGCCTCCAGGAAAGCCTACTGAAGACAAACCTGGAAAAGCTCTGTTCTTTCTTCTGCTCTCCTATGAAGAATCACAAGGACAGCAGCTCCTCATTGCAACCAAAATATTAGAGGGGACCCATTATGTTTTGCATCCAAATGGCTCTGCAATGTTTATAGTGAATACTGACATGCCTTCACTTGAGCCTTTCCCCTGGGCTACTGATGGAGATTCCAATCCTGTTGATGTTAAGAATGCCTTTGTTGGGAAAGGAATTGCAAATGGATATGGTTTTCGATATCCTGGCTCAAAGCCTGGTTTTCTTTTTGTGATCGAAGGTGGATTGCTTGCCTTTATATGGAAGGAATCCAGGGCTGTTTTGACCTTGCAGAGGCTTAATTTGCCAGAGCTTTTGAAGAAGGGTCAACGGGTGCCTGCTCTACCTCCTAGTTTGAACTTCTCATATTTAACAAAATCCTACTCAAATGTGTTTGCTGGCTTCTCAAACACTTCAACCTGCCTGTCTTCACCAAG
- the LOC127799981 gene encoding F-box protein At5g39450-like isoform X2, with protein sequence MASDHCGSSLLLALPDDVFAIVTRSLSPRDVCNLGLCCRSLYALAAFDKVWLSQCDVTGVVPPQDLADWRKGVASYKALCRFLVSVQPLIGIWVHQNPELGNVVYVMPGFLSVVGCRIIPQELGPLGIEDGPILWTPVFEIVADFDGSAAFFLHGRERENDYFYPGLLKPVDRNCNALLLEAEPRQQRNGGKLVHNKSFGYNLDTESSRRISRSDSGLSKSQRVTRHAAPAVPFSRLAFGDRRKLLEIVTSQVRFQVPDSANGLFFPCLRGDEANIHQDVALLSERRSLLIQMYKFGGGCDNLKGSPDLPPDPTELQLSEIRKSLDRSGGLHKSSNGHDGCTQSIKRKSLGGYFRDSLKQILGRSSSNNGSHEIRKTGCSSSENRHAKLIEFLRSGDTIGLTLHASTLKLHSYKAWPNMHDSQFALYKLPVQVPKVGQEYAGLWGGTFGWPPGKPTEDKPGKALFFLLLSYEESQGQQLLIATKILEGTHYVLHPNGSAMFIVNTDMPSLEPFPWATDGDSNPVDVKNAFVGKGIANGYGFRYPGSKPGFLFVIEGGLLAFIWKESRAVLTLQRLNLPELLKKGQRVPALPPSLNFSYLTKSYSNVFAGFSNTSTCLSSPSSTSLGKAAPIF encoded by the coding sequence ATGGCGTCTGATCACTGTGGATCCAGCCTGCTTCTAGCGCTGCCAGACGATGTTTTTGCCATTGTGACCCGGTCTCTCTCTCCCAGAGACGTTTGTAATCTGGGTTTGTGCTGCCGGAGCCTATATGCTCTTGCAGCTTTTGATAAGGTCTGGCTTTCCCAATGTGACGTGACAGGAGTTGTTCCCCCTCAGGACCTTGCTGATTGGCGAAAGGGTGTTGCGTCTTATAAGGCTCTTTGTCGGTTCCTTGTCAGCGTTCAGCCGTTAATTGGAATTTGGGTTCATCAGAACCCGGAGCTAGGAAATGTTGTTTATGTGATGCCTGGTTTTCTTTCAGTTGTTGGATGCCGTATCATCCCGCAAGAGCTAGGTCCGTTGGGTATTGAAGATGGTCCTATTTTGTGGACTCCCGTCTTTGAAATTGTTGCTGATTTTGATGGGTCAGCTGCATTCTTTTTACATGGGAGGGAGAGggaaaatgactatttttatCCTGGTTTGCTCAAGCCTGTTGACAGAAACTGCAATGCGCTATTGCTTGAAGCTGAGCCCAGGCAACAAAGAAATGGAGGCAAATTGGTTCATAATAAAAGCTTTGGTTATAATTTGGATACAGAGTCTTCAAGAAGGATTTCTCGATCAGATAGTGGGCTTTCAAAATCTCAAAGAGTAACTAGGCATGCTGCTCCAGCAGTGCCTTTCAGCCGATTGGCATTTGGTGATCGAAGAAAGCTGCTAGAGATTGTCACCAGTCAAGTTCGTTTCCAGGTACCAGATTCAGCAAATGGGTTGTTCTTTCCGTGTTTGAGGGGTGATGAGGCAAATATTCACCAGGATGTGGCACTCTTATCTGAGCGGAGATCATTACTTATTCAGATGTATAAGTTTGGTGGGGGGTGTGACAATTTGAAGGGCAGTCCAGATCTGCCTCCAGATCCCACTGAGTTGCAATTGAGTGAGATCAGGAAGAGTCTTGATCGTTCAGGGGGTCTTCATAAGTCCTCCAATGGCCATGATGGTTGCACGCAAAGCATTAAAAGGAAAAGTCTTGGTGGTTATTTTAGGGATAGCCTAAAACAGATATTAGGGAGGTCAAGCTCAAACAATGGTAGCCATGAAATCCGGAAAACTGGTTGTTCAAGCAGCGAGAATAGGCATGCCAAACTTATTGAGTTTCTGCGGTCTGGTGATACAATTGGATTGACTTTACATGCCTCAACTTTGAAGTTGCATTCTTATAAAGCATGGCCAAATATGCATGATAGTCAATTTGCTCTTTACAAGTTGCCTGTGCAGGTCCCAAAGGTAGGCCAAGAATATGCTGGTCTATGGGGAGGGACTTTTGGATGGCCTCCAGGAAAGCCTACTGAAGACAAACCTGGAAAAGCTCTGTTCTTTCTTCTGCTCTCCTATGAAGAATCACAAGGACAGCAGCTCCTCATTGCAACCAAAATATTAGAGGGGACCCATTATGTTTTGCATCCAAATGGCTCTGCAATGTTTATAGTGAATACTGACATGCCTTCACTTGAGCCTTTCCCCTGGGCTACTGATGGAGATTCCAATCCTGTTGATGTTAAGAATGCCTTTGTTGGGAAAGGAATTGCAAATGGATATGGTTTTCGATATCCTGGCTCAAAGCCTGGTTTTCTTTTTGTGATCGAAGGTGGATTGCTTGCCTTTATATGGAAGGAATCCAGGGCTGTTTTGACCTTGCAGAGGCTTAATTTGCCAGAGCTTTTGAAGAAGGGTCAACGGGTGCCTGCTCTACCTCCTAGTTTGAACTTCTCATATTTAACAAAATCCTACTCAAATGTGTTTGCTGGCTTCTCAAACACTTCAACCTGCCTGTCTTCACCAAG